The nucleotide window CCGCTGGAAGATTAAGACCAACTTAAGAAACGCCCCAAGTCTCGGCTGGAAGTGCGAGACTTGGGATTGGAAGTTTTCGTTTGGGCTGGATCTTATTTCTCGGTCAGAACTTCAGGCTTTTCTAAGACCAAGTAGTGCCCATGGTCGGCAGTCAGGATTAAGCAAGTATCGTCCCAGCCGCCATGTTCTTCGATCCACTTGGTCACATTGTGGAATGCTTGATCGCCACTCAGGACGGCACCGATCGAATTGTCGATGTTGTTCGAGTGGTTTGCCCAATCAACATCGCCAGCTTCGATCATCAACCACCATGGCTTTCCCTTGGCTTCTAAACAATCGAGTGCCGATAGGCTCATGTCCGAGAGCGTGACGTTTTCGCTAATGTCAGCTTCGGTGTATTTTTCAACCTTGCTTGGTCGCGATCCTACCGGGTTGAAGTCGCCGTCGGCCGTTTGAAAGGGGAGGTGGCCACCGCTCACGCCAAAGAAACCAAACAGCCGCTTCTTTTCTGCGATTGCCTTAGCGGTAGCTTCCTGCAGAACTTCTGGACCTGTGCGGCCAGCGGTTCGTTCGGCGATGACATACTTGCCTCCGTTGGCAACATCGATCGAGTCCATGTCTTCTTTGGTCAGGTAAGGATTGCCAGGGACAAAGTTCGCACCTTGTTTGCCATCTTTATCTTTGTGGTCTCCTGAACCACCACCAATCAGAACATCAAGGCCAGGGAGCGCCCCTGGGTGAAAGACCGACGGCAGACCGATCAGGTCACGGGTAATGTCTTGATAGTCGTAACGATGAACATTATTGGCGTACGCGCTGCCAGGAGTTGCGTGACAAATGGGGACACTGGTCACCACGCCCACATGCCACCCTTCGTTTTGCAGTTGCCGTGCGATGGGAAGGATCTCGCGTCCCATATAGTCGACATTAACGGCGTTGTTATAGGTTTTGATGCCGCTGGTCATCGAGGTGGCTGAGGCAGACGAATCGGTGTAGGCATGTTTTGTGTTCTTTCCCTTGGCAATCGGGTAACCAGCATCCGGCGGAATCGACCATGGCTTGTCGCCTGCTTCGTGCGGGTCGTAACCTCCCAGTGTGCTGCCGCCGGGGGAGGTAACGATTTGACGATCGACGTTGACATCGGTGCCGTCGTTGTGAGGAGTCGTCACGAAGTAACCAAAATCGGTCGTCGTGCCACGATAGTCTTGAAAGTGCAGCCCAGTTCCGCGCCCTTCGCGATAAGGAACCTGGCCAGACTTGCTAATCGCGGCGGCCCAGGTGGTTTGCCAATCCATGCCGTCGTAAACGAACAAAATGATCCGCTTCTTGCCTGATTCAACGGCCTGTTTCTGTAGTTGATAGACATCGGTCTGGTCAAAGTATTCCGCAGTCGGATTGACCGTTTTCGTTGGGACGTAGCCGAACAGCGATTTCAATTTCTCTTCGCTGCGATAAACGCTGTTCTCGCCGTTCACTGAATCGAGCGTGATTCCAAAGGAGTAAACAGGAATCAGACGGTTCGAGTGCGTGGTCCAGTTGGAATAGGTCTTGGGGTTTGGGCCCCAATGAAGACCATTGGGTTGATTGGTCTCGGTGTTGGTTTCCTGTAACTGAGCAATTGGATCTTCCTGTTTTGCGCAATGTGCAGAAGGAAGAAAACACAACGTCGTCAGGGCGACAAGCACAAAGGGTAGGAGTTTTCGCACAGGTAGGTCTCAATTGAAGGTGGGAACATGACGGATTGAACTATCTATTGAAACTAGACTTGGCCCGAAAGTTAACCCCTGTTTCCGCAGACTCTCTGGTGATTTGCGCATCGAAAGCTCACCGAAACGCATTCATTGCCCTAGGAGCCGTCCGTTGCCATAGGTATAGACCGCTAATGTAGGGGGTTTCGATACACGGATTCAGCTATTCAGCGTGGTGGGCAGCGGAAACCACTGGTGATGGTCTGAGCATGGGTGCAAGAAGAATAGGCAGGCTCTCGCTAAATCCGGCCTTATTTTTTCGGGGATTCGGCGATTCGCATATTCGGCAAAAAATTACGGATGTTCCCTAATTCATTAGGGTTTAGGTGAATTATTCGTATGGAATCGCGCAATATTTGGCAAGAAAAAAACTAAATCGGCACGATGTTTGCCTTAATGCGGTAAGAGATATCCCGATATATCGTTGTGATATCGCGCAATATTTATGTTTTCTCCCTGCCAGTTTTTTTATGTCTCCTACGGAGAAGTTATCCAATGAGAACCGTCCGCCGAAGCCGTCTGGGCTTCACCCTTGTAGAACTGCTAGTCGTGATCGCCATCATTGGGGTGTTGATCGCACTCTTGCTTCCTGCCGTACAACAAGCTCGCGAGGCTGCTCGCCGCATGAGCTGTAGCAACAATTCCAAGCAGCTTGCTTTGGCATTGCACAATTACCATGACACGCATGGCTGTTTCCCGGTTGGTAGCATTGCGACTAGCAATGGCGAACGCCCAGCCAGTTGGTTGGTGCGTATCTGGCCCTTCATCGAACAATCGGCTGCCTACGATCAATCAACGTTTGTCGGCAACGACTGGTCAGGCCGTGGGTTCGATAAGAACTGGCGTGCTACGACCGTCCTGAACATCGAGTTTTTGAACTGCCCATCCAATCCGATGACCAAGTTCTGGACTCAGACCGCTTCTTCTGCGATGACCAGCGACGGCTGCCCCCAGAATATCAAATACCAAATTCCCGACTACGCTGGTTGCACTGGTGTTTACAACGGTGGACCGCTGACCAACTGGAACGGATACCACGGACGACAAGACTACAACGGTATCATGACGGTGTTGGATTCGCGTAATTCCGAACCGACAAGTTTTAAACACATTACCGATGGAACGAGCAACACGATTGCCCTCGGTGAACAGTCCGACTTCATCAAGATTATGGACTCCTCTGGCAAAATTACCAAAAAGGATACCTACCGAGCCTGGTCGTGGCACGGCGGTGGTTGGTCCGGGGGTGGTGGAGCCGAGAAAGACGAAGGCTATTGGAAAGGTCTGACTTCGGTCCGTGCGGGTATCAACTACGTTCCGTCGACCACGAACGATCCATTTGGTGTCGGTGATTACTGGTACGGTCGACCTGGTTTTCACACGATCTACACCTCCGCACATCCTGGTGGTGCCATGTTTGCCTTAGGTGACGGTTCCGTCCGGTTCATTAGCGAGAACTTGAACTTCACCACGCTGGGACGATTGGCAAATCGTCACGACGGTCAGGTTGTTGGCGAATACTAATCTTCCACCTTTATTCCTTCCAAAGAAGTAAGACGAAACATTGCTATGTTAGTCATCAAAAAGACCCTACTGGCGATCACGCTCCTCAGTGTTATTTCACTCGCAGGATGCGGCGGAGAGTCAGGGCAAGAAATGGGACAAGTTAGCGGTACCATCACCAAGGGTGGTGCCCCACTTGTTGGTGCGAGTCTCGAATTCTACCCGGAAGGTGATGGAGCTGCTTCCTATGGGAAATCGGATGAGCAAGGAAACTTCACTCTCCGATATTCGACTGGTAAGCCAGGTGCTATCGTTGGCGAACACAAAGTGACCGTCATCGGAGGCACATCCAAAGGAGGTGCAGCAGCTCCGTCGGAAGGCTTAGCCACATTAACAGAAGGTGATTCCGTACCGAAGCCAGTGGGTGCTCCAGGAGCAGGTGGCTCGAAGCGTGGTGGAGCACCGAAACCAGTCGAAGGGATAACAGCCACCGTCAAGGCGGGCGAAGAAAACCATATCGTTATCGAACTTTAGAGCATCGCGGACTGACGTCGCGCATGGACCAAGGTCTTACGCAGCAAGTCAAGTTGCTGGTTGGTTCCCGTAGCCTAATGCTGCGGGAGCCATTTTTTATCGACTAATATTCCGCATCGAGAGATTTACCAAGGTAGACAGCCGATGTCTCCGGACTTACTTGATCTTCGATGCGGAGCGTTGCAAACAACAGAAACCATTATTTGCCAATAAGTGTCGTTGGTAGTTGTGTTTCCGTGATGTTGGATGCACTGCGAACTCTACACAACGACCTCTTAGAAAGGAGATTGATCGCTGTGACACGCGCGTCATTATGGCTCCTGGCAATGACCTTGCTGGGAACAATAGGTTGCTCTTGGGAAAAGGGACCGGACCTCCATGCGGTGACCGGTACCATCACCAAAGATGGTGTTCCATTCACAAATGCCTCGCTCGAGTTCTACCCGAAAGGGCCTGGGGCGCCTTCTTATGGAAAGTCGGATGAAGAAGGCAACTTCTCGCTTCGTTACTCCACTGGAAGTCCAGGTGCGATCGAAGGAGAGCACTTGGTAACCGTAATCGGAGGACAAATGAAGAGCGGTGTGACTCCCGTCAAAAAGGAAGAACGCGGCCTAGCTTCGTTGACCGAAGGAGACACTCCACCCGCCAAGCCGGTCGCGAATCCTGAAGCCAAAGGAAGACGCCGAGGTGGCGGTGGGGGGGAACCAGAGTCCATCCAAGGCATCCCGGCTATGGTTAGTGCCGAAAACGAGAACCATGTCGTAATCGAACTGTAATTTCTCGAACCTAGTTCGGTTACGGCGTTTCCACTGAAGTGGCAGAAACGGTGGAACGAAAGAGCTCTCGTGGTGAATGCTGCTAGAGCTCTTTTTTATTGGTCTGCGATCAGTTTGTTTAGCGTGGGCCAGGGGCGTTGATCTCGGACGACTTGCGATCGAAGCCAGGCCAGTCGCCGTAGGGGCGATCGCCGCGGATGCGCTCGCCCGTTTTGCTATCGATGTAACCCATCTCTCGATCGTAGTGATCGATTGTGTAGTTCGTGGGCACGCTGTCACCTGTCTCTTTCTGCCAGGTATCCATCACGCTACGAAGTTCGGCCAAGTGTTTGGCGTATTGCTGATCGCTGATCAGGTTATTGGTTTGCAGCGGGTCTTTTCTGGTGTCGTAAAGTTCCTCGCTCGGTCGCGGTTCCAATAATACATCGGCCTGAGGAGCGGTCAGTTTGCCTTCTGCGTTGGCAGTCTGCAGATCTTTGTGCGAAGGGGAACTGACCGAATCAGCCGGGCCCAGCCACGCTTTCTCAGGCCGAGCATTCCGAACGTATAACATCCCTTGGCTGTCACGCACGGCGCGTCCGTGGGCTTCGTAGTCGTGCCAGTTATGTTCGCTAAATGCGTAATGGCGATGCACTGCGGTTGGATCTTGCAGCACGTTGGCAAAGCTGAATCCTTGGAACTGCTCGGGCACTTTCGCACCAGCCAAGGTGAGCACGGTCGGGGCAATATCGATCACGCTTATCAAGCTTTTCGTTGTGCTGCCGGGCTGCTCAATTCCCGCAGGCCAATGCAGCACAAACGGCGTCTTCATACCGCTATCGTGAACGCGCGTCTTGCCGCGCGGGAAAGGTCGACCGTTGTCAGCCATGACAAAGATTAACGTGTTGTCCAAAGCGTTTTGTTTCTTCAATTCGGCAACCACTTGCCCGATGAAGTAATCGAAGCGGGTGACTTCGTTGTGATACGAAGCCAGATCGTCGCGGGTTGCTGGTGTGTCGCGCAGGTAGGGCGAAACCTCGACGTCCGCTGGATTGTGCTTGGGGCCGTACCGGTCTTCCCTCCACTCGTTGTCACCATTCCAATCGCGATGGGCATCGGTCGCGGCGAACCAGAAGAAGAAGGGCTGGTCTTGCGGGCGTTTCTGCACGACGTCGACCCAATGTCCTTCGCCCCCTTTATTGCCAGGAACATTAGGCCCTCGTTTGGTATCCCATACAGCTTGTTCGTTGGCGTTGTCTTGCGGCATATGATCTTTGCCAGCCAGTGCCGTGTAGTAGCCAGCTTCTTTCAGCAACTTGGGGAACTTGATCAAGTGTTCTGGCAGCGGACGATGCAGCTCGCTGGCCGCCCCGTTGTTGTGTGGATAGCGCCCGGTAATGATGCTACAGCGACTCGGGCTGCAACTGCTGGCGGTCAGATAGGCGTTGGTGAACTTCATCCCATCGGCAGCCAAGGCATCGATGTTCGGCGTTCGAGCTCCTTGGTTTCCATAACAGCCGAAGTCATTCCAACTGACGTCGTCGGCAATAAAGACAACAAAATTTGGCCGCTCTGCCGCCGAGAGAAGTGAGGGGGCAAAGCAAATCAGCAGCAGTGCAAACCGAAAGGGAAGGGGAGGCATGACGAGGAAACCTGGGGGGATGGAAGACAAGAGCTGAGAGGGGAGCACTGGAACTTAATGATGTCTGCGCCGGTAATCCAACATGCCAACGGACCGATTTGCCACGAATCCAGGGCTTCCGTTGGTTGCCCCTATTGGATTGATGTCGCAGACCTCAATAGTATCATCAACTTCTCGGGGAAGTTCAAACGGGAAGTCTCCTAAGATAAAAGGGGATCATCATCTTGCTGCGATGTTCTTTGGCTTGGTGGATCAATCGATGATCCCAGAAATGTCTTCCAAAAATTTCTGAAACTCGATGCGGTTCAGATAGTAAATCGTCCACACCGTCCACAGCCCCCAGGCAACAACTAAGTTGCCCATCACCGAGACATAGGTAATGAGACGCCCCACTGTAACCATCGGCCTGCTCAGCACCCACGTTCCCCAGGCCATGCTGATCAGCAAGAGGCACCACGCGTACTGATATAGAATGAAGTGGATCGAGGCGTGCCAGGGAAGTTGCCGCTGCGCGATCGGTTCCCACGAATAATAGTATTCATCTCTCGCCGCAAACCGGGTTGTCAGGACGACCAGAAACGTGAAGAAGCAGACGCTTGTGACAAGATGGGCCGCAACTCGCCGAGGTAGTTTTATTTCGTCCAATCTCATGGTGAGCTTTCTAGCTGCCTGAAAACGCTGTCGCCAGGGTCGTTATCGGCGAAACTTAAAGAAACGGCGCGTTTGGTTCCAGTCGCATGACATGGGAGTGGTGGATAACAAAAGCCACCACCAAAGTCCAGGCAATCCAAGCCACTGCCAGATTGCCGGTAATGCCGAGATAAAGAAACAGGCTCCGTACTTGGACCTTCGGCCTGGTAAGAAGCAAACCGCCCCAAATCGTGATTCCTAGGAATACAGGCCATAAGAAGGGATGCGTATCGAAGTACGAATCCATTACTACTGAACCGTAGTGGATAATGATTCGAGACTCTTCAAATTGCACGAACAGATGTGTGAAACCGACGGTTATGCCCAGGAACAGCCAGCAACTAGCCATGAGGGGAAGTGCGATGTTGCGCGGAAGTTGCGGTGCGCTTAGGTTCATAGGTGGGAACCATGTCGGTAGATAGAAGGGTCAAGGTTTTTGTTCTAAGTGTATAGCGGTCGCAGCAAGTTCTGTCATCTTTTGGGTCGGCAATGCAGCGAGATATTTGGTGAACGTCGCCAAAGCACCTAAAATAAAAGCAAGACCTTCCTCCCTTCCTTGCAGGCCAATCTCATGTCCCTTCCCCTTGATCGCCGACGATTTACCAAACTGGCTGCCGCGGGTGGGTTTTTGGCTGGGACTGCGTTGCCGGATTGGGCTTGGTCCGCGGAAACGAAGCAGGCCACAGACCTGCGGTTGATGGAATTGGGCATCAACGCGTTGGCTCGCTCGCCGGAGAGGAGCTACTTTGCCGATGGGCATCGCGGAGCGAGTATGATCTCGGCGTACTTGCTGTGTACCGAGAACGATTTACCTCCGGCTGTTTTGGTGCGCATGACCGAGTTGTTTGATCTTAACTGGGCGAAGACGAAGCTCTGCGCGTCGTTTCCTGAAGGAGACCCAGACCCCAAAGCGATCGAAAAGGTGAGTCTTGCCCTGCTCGATGGCGGGCCAGTTCTGCGGGAAGTGGGGCACAATGTCATCTTTGCCAGTCTGGCAATTAAAACGTTCAGCGCGATGCCTCAACTGGCGACTCAACAACGAGTCGCAGGCGTGTGCCAATTGATTCGGAGTTTCAAACCTTGGCGCGATGTCGAACCTGACGCCGATATCCAACCCCCTTCGTTCGCCGATCAAGCCGCTGCTTCGAAATTCATCCTGCAGGAAGCCAGTGCGGCGGTTGATCGCTTTCAGGGATTCGGTCAAGGTTTCGCCGGGCACATGCTGACCTTCGGTCAGGCGTTGGTCGAACTTGCCGAGATGGGGAACGAAGAATTAGCGGAAGGATGTCGCACGGCGTTCTGCAAATATGTAACGGTTACGCGGAAAGGGCCTGATGCTGACGCCCGACGCATTGCCGATCATCGTCCCTCGAAACTGCGACCCAACGAGGTAGAGTACTGGCAGAAACGAGGTGACAAGTCACTGGGAATCGGGCACGTCTTTAAATATCCATACGGATACTATTATCTCTTGGCGAAGGCCAACGATCCGCAATTAGCCGAGAGTTGGGATGCCAAGGCCTTTTATCTTTTCTAGCGAGCCCAACGCCGCGAATCGAACTGGGGCTCCCCTTGAATTCGCTGGTAGTACGCATGCGAAAGCAACGATAAATCCCATTTCTTTTCTTGAGATTTAAATGCACCGGTTGTTGCGATTGTTCTATGCGCTAAACCACATCTGCCGAATGAATGCCACACGCGAGTTGTAACTCTTCTTGGGGTGGTGCCGAAGGAAAGGGACGGATGGATTGACGCGGATGAAATGGTTGGACGGATATACTTTGAAGGGCAACGAGTGATGGATCATTCGTTTCGGGGCAGGATTTTGGGCGTGGTACTGCTAGGAATGATTGTCTTAGCTGATGCTGCGACTTTGCAGGCACAGTATGCGTTGCCCGATGTTCCGCCACCACCAGTCGTAAGCCCTGATATTAGTGCTGACATCGATGAACTGTACCGCCGTATCTCGGAGCTCGAACAGAAGATTGCAGAAACTCAGCCGGCAGCGGTTTCGCCAGGGCCGATCCAGTTGTTGCCACCTTGCGAGGGTGAGGAACCGCCACCGTGTCCGTTCTCGAAGTGTGTGGGATACGATAACGGGTTCTATCTTCGCACGTGCGATTTGAACTACACGCTGAAGATTCGGGGTCTCTTTCAATTTCGGCACTACGCAGATTGGCGAAACACGACCGTCAACGACGAGTTTGAATCTGGCTTTGTGATCGAACGTGCTCCCATTCTGTTTTCCGGTAACTTCATTTCTCCCCAGTTAAAGTACTGGTACATCCTGCAAGCCAGTCGAGCAAGCGGTACCGAGTTTTTGGAAGAAGGGAAGATTATCTACGAGTTCGATAATGGGCTTCAATTTCAAGCAGGCCGATTTCGCGACCCTGGTTTTTTGCGGGAAATGGAGATTAGTTACGCACGTCAGCTTGCCGTCGAACGGTCTTACTACAACAGCGTATTCGCGACCGGCGTGCTGGAAGGCATCTCGCTTTCGAAGCAAAACGAAAATTACCGTTGGATCGCGTTTCTCAACGATGGTCGCAACTCAGGTTTCTCGTCACGCAGTAAGGACTTCTATCAAGACAATGCGGATATCGCCCTTTCAGCATCGACCGATATCAAATTCTGTGGTGAGTGGGCCCAGTATGGTGACTTCACTTCCTGGCCAGACGAAGAACGTGCGAGCTTCCTGAGGCTGGCCATGTTTTGGGAAAACCCAGAACATGGTGACACCGATCCGATGAACGATGAGGCTGGGCTCATTTCTTACGCCACCGAAATGACCTACGAAAGCCACGGATTCGCGGCATTCGCCTCCTTCGTGGGGCGTCACTCTTTAGTCGAAGGGCAAGACATCAACCAGTTTGGTAGCATGTGCCAAGTTTCCTACCAAGTGATTCCGAATCATGGGGAGCCGTTCATGCGGTACGAGCACATTTGGTTCGATGGTTTCACCGATGTCGGGTCAGGAATCACGCCGGTCAACGATAGTACGCTTAATATCTTAGCCGCCGGTTTCAATTGGTATTTCCATCGTCAAGGTTTGAAATTCACGATAGAAGCGATGCACGCCTTCGACGAAATTCCGTTCTCTTCGCCAAATACCGGTTTCTTGATTGACGAGCCTGGTGAGAGTGGCCAAACAGTGCTTCGTTCTCAGATCCAGCTGTTCTTTTAACAGTTATCGCCCCGGCAGAGGGGATGATTGTGCGGATTATTGTGATGCAGACGGCCTGAGAACTTAGCTCGTCAGCTTCTCAAACGGAAACCATTGAGCCGCCTCGCCCCTTGAATTAGAGTGAAAATCATCTCTTTCACTTCTAGTCTTGCAAGGGTTAGGTTCATGATTCGCCGCGTTGCCTTGTTATTGTTTGTCACGCTGGTCGTTGTGGGAAGTTCCGTCAACGTAGAAGCGGGAAACCTCTTTCGTTTTCGTCGAAGTTCGAACACGCACTACACACGCCACCTAGCTCCCCGAACGGTTACCCCGACCCCTGGTTACGAATACCAAACCAGCCGCTTCGAAGCTCGAACGACTACCGGCTACACGATGTTATTCGGAATGTAACCGCGGTGGTTCGTTTGTTAGCCATGCCCTCAAGCGAATGTGGCATTGCCTCTAGACCTTGAAGCCGCCAATCAGGTCGTTGATTTCGTGGGCGAATTCGGCCAGATTGTCGCCGTACGAGCGAGTCGTCGTTGCGCCGGTGGCGGTTCGTTGCGTTGCTTTATCGACAACAATTACGTTTTCGGTGATCTCTTGGCTGGCCGTAGCCGAGTCGTTAACCCCGGCAGAAATTGCCTTGGCGGACTCGGCGGTTTGGTTGATATTGGTCGAAATCTGTTTGGTGGTGACGCTCTGTTCTTCGACAGCCGAGGCAATTGAAAGACTTGCTTCGCGAATCTGTTCGATCACCTGAGTGATTGCACCAATCGAGTTCACGGCATCGCTGCTAGAGTCTTGGATGCCGCTGACCGACTTGCGAATGTGTTCAATCGCTTCGGTTGTTTGGTGGGCAAGTTCTTTGACTTCGGTTGCTACCACCGCAAACCCCTTGCCAGCTTCCCCAGCACGCGAGGCTTCGATCGTGGCATTCAAAGCCAACAAATTGGTCTGTTCGGCGATATCTTGAATCACACCAACAATCTTTCCTATCGACTCGGCAGCGTCGCCCAGCTTTTGGATCTTGCCGTTACTCTCTTCTGCCAGGCGGGTGGCGTTGATCGCGATCGATGATGCCTTTTCGGTGTTTTTCGAGATATCTTCGATTGAACTGGTAAGCTCTCCGACCGAATCTCCAACAAAGGAAATATTGCCGGTGAGTTCCTGAATGGAAGTTGCCATGGTATTCATCGTGGTGGCCATCTCTTCAGAAGCGGCCGCCACGCTGGTGCTGCGGCTTTTCGCTTCGCCAGCGCTATGAGTTAGCTCGGAAGCCGTGGTCAACATTTTCTCGGAGGTCTCTGAAAGCGATGACGCACACCCGGCAACGCGGCTGATGATGCCTTGCAGCTTGTCCATAAAGAGATTAAACCAGTTGGCCAACTCGCCGATCTCGTCTTTCGATTGAATATCGAGACGTTTCGTTAGGTCTCCTTCTCCTTGGGCAATATCTCGTAGCGAAGCGGTCATGCTGTTGAGCGGCTTGACCAAAAGACGCGAAGCCACCACGGCAAAAATCGTGACGAAAGCCAAAACGATCACCGCCCCGATACCTACGTAGATCAGCAGCCAATTCAGACTGCTCCGCGCCGAAGTCACGGAAGAGCGAAAGTCGTCTTTGTAGACGCTAACACCGACAACCCAGTCCCAAGGTTTGTAATAAAACAAAGCAGCCAGTTTTTCTCGGGGGATTGGCTCTTCCTTGTTTTGCCAGAAATATTCGTGCTCGACAATCTCTCCAGGGGCCGCAGCCATCGATTTTGCGATCATCTGCTCGATACATGGTTCGCCGTTGGCATCAAGCGTAGCAAGGATGTTCTCGCCGTTGCGGGCGCTGTCTTTGGAAACAAGATACATTCCTTTGTCCTTACCGCTTCCTTGCACTACAAAAACGTAGCCACTTTTACTTAGGCTCACCTTTGCTAAACGCTGAGGAAGATCGGCGGCTTCCTCTTGCAGAAGCCCCACATACAACGCGCCGATCACTTCGCCGGCAGCATTTTTCACTGGATGGTAAGCCGTTGAATACCATTTATCGACGACGAACGCTCGACCGTGATATGGTTCGCCACGAAGGAGCTTGTCGACCACGGGGTTGTTCGTGCCATCGGGGTTAA belongs to Bremerella cremea and includes:
- a CDS encoding alkaline phosphatase codes for the protein MRKLLPFVLVALTTLCFLPSAHCAKQEDPIAQLQETNTETNQPNGLHWGPNPKTYSNWTTHSNRLIPVYSFGITLDSVNGENSVYRSEEKLKSLFGYVPTKTVNPTAEYFDQTDVYQLQKQAVESGKKRIILFVYDGMDWQTTWAAAISKSGQVPYREGRGTGLHFQDYRGTTTDFGYFVTTPHNDGTDVNVDRQIVTSPGGSTLGGYDPHEAGDKPWSIPPDAGYPIAKGKNTKHAYTDSSASATSMTSGIKTYNNAVNVDYMGREILPIARQLQNEGWHVGVVTSVPICHATPGSAYANNVHRYDYQDITRDLIGLPSVFHPGALPGLDVLIGGGSGDHKDKDGKQGANFVPGNPYLTKEDMDSIDVANGGKYVIAERTAGRTGPEVLQEATAKAIAEKKRLFGFFGVSGGHLPFQTADGDFNPVGSRPSKVEKYTEADISENVTLSDMSLSALDCLEAKGKPWWLMIEAGDVDWANHSNNIDNSIGAVLSGDQAFHNVTKWIEEHGGWDDTCLILTADHGHYLVLEKPEVLTEK
- a CDS encoding DUF1559 domain-containing protein, encoding MRTVRRSRLGFTLVELLVVIAIIGVLIALLLPAVQQAREAARRMSCSNNSKQLALALHNYHDTHGCFPVGSIATSNGERPASWLVRIWPFIEQSAAYDQSTFVGNDWSGRGFDKNWRATTVLNIEFLNCPSNPMTKFWTQTASSAMTSDGCPQNIKYQIPDYAGCTGVYNGGPLTNWNGYHGRQDYNGIMTVLDSRNSEPTSFKHITDGTSNTIALGEQSDFIKIMDSSGKITKKDTYRAWSWHGGGWSGGGGAEKDEGYWKGLTSVRAGINYVPSTTNDPFGVGDYWYGRPGFHTIYTSAHPGGAMFALGDGSVRFISENLNFTTLGRLANRHDGQVVGEY
- a CDS encoding carboxypeptidase-like regulatory domain-containing protein; the protein is MLVIKKTLLAITLLSVISLAGCGGESGQEMGQVSGTITKGGAPLVGASLEFYPEGDGAASYGKSDEQGNFTLRYSTGKPGAIVGEHKVTVIGGTSKGGAAAPSEGLATLTEGDSVPKPVGAPGAGGSKRGGAPKPVEGITATVKAGEENHIVIEL
- a CDS encoding sulfatase family protein, producing MPPLPFRFALLLICFAPSLLSAAERPNFVVFIADDVSWNDFGCYGNQGARTPNIDALAADGMKFTNAYLTASSCSPSRCSIITGRYPHNNGAASELHRPLPEHLIKFPKLLKEAGYYTALAGKDHMPQDNANEQAVWDTKRGPNVPGNKGGEGHWVDVVQKRPQDQPFFFWFAATDAHRDWNGDNEWREDRYGPKHNPADVEVSPYLRDTPATRDDLASYHNEVTRFDYFIGQVVAELKKQNALDNTLIFVMADNGRPFPRGKTRVHDSGMKTPFVLHWPAGIEQPGSTTKSLISVIDIAPTVLTLAGAKVPEQFQGFSFANVLQDPTAVHRHYAFSEHNWHDYEAHGRAVRDSQGMLYVRNARPEKAWLGPADSVSSPSHKDLQTANAEGKLTAPQADVLLEPRPSEELYDTRKDPLQTNNLISDQQYAKHLAELRSVMDTWQKETGDSVPTNYTIDHYDREMGYIDSKTGERIRGDRPYGDWPGFDRKSSEINAPGPR
- a CDS encoding methyl-accepting chemotaxis protein, which encodes MRIGTKILLLSLTGPLACVIIILTIVLISGSSLDKTVLEQAEEMAHTQSLTAAHNVRLILESQNTLTSQQLDTTIAFSEQLLDEKGSLVQEANLLEWACTNQYTGDTKLTQLPALSINGAPLGQVRDLNEPVPFVDEVSQWSGGTCTIFQRIPETGDMLRVATSVQGKDDQRAIGTFIPAVNPDGTNNPVVDKLLRGEPYHGRAFVVDKWYSTAYHPVKNAAGEVIGALYVGLLQEEAADLPQRLAKVSLSKSGYVFVVQGSGKDKGMYLVSKDSARNGENILATLDANGEPCIEQMIAKSMAAAPGEIVEHEYFWQNKEEPIPREKLAALFYYKPWDWVVGVSVYKDDFRSSVTSARSSLNWLLIYVGIGAVIVLAFVTIFAVVASRLLVKPLNSMTASLRDIAQGEGDLTKRLDIQSKDEIGELANWFNLFMDKLQGIISRVAGCASSLSETSEKMLTTASELTHSAGEAKSRSTSVAAASEEMATTMNTMATSIQELTGNISFVGDSVGELTSSIEDISKNTEKASSIAINATRLAEESNGKIQKLGDAAESIGKIVGVIQDIAEQTNLLALNATIEASRAGEAGKGFAVVATEVKELAHQTTEAIEHIRKSVSGIQDSSSDAVNSIGAITQVIEQIREASLSIASAVEEQSVTTKQISTNINQTAESAKAISAGVNDSATASQEITENVIVVDKATQRTATGATTTRSYGDNLAEFAHEINDLIGGFKV